The Streptomyces sp. WZ-12 genome segment TCCTCGTTCCCGCGCGGCGCAACTCGCCCTCGGTCAGGGCAAGTTGCGGCGGCTCCGGCCCCGTCCACAGGCGCGGCGACGAGGCCGAGCGGCGCCGGGCGTCCAGGAACAGCGGTTCGTAGAGGGAGTCGAGGACGGTAAGGCGCATCGCCACCACCGCGACGGCCGGCCCGGTGGGGCGGCGCTGCGGCGGCCCCCGCCCCTCACCTCCAGCATGCGCCCGGGTCCGGCTCCGCGAGGGAGAATTGAGGGGAGGGCATCCGTGCACGCGTGGGCCCTCGTACGGGCCCGCGCTCCGCTTCGAGCCGGAAGGTGAGGTCCCATGATGTTCTGGTACGGGCACGGTGGCGGCGGCTGGGGGTGGCTCGCCGTCACCGTTGGCATGGTCCTGTTCTGGGCGCTGGTGCTCACGGTCGTCGTACTGATCTTCCGCGCCCTGGTCCGCCCGGGGGCGTATGGCAGGGGCGGGGAGAGCCGCGGCCACCCCGAT includes the following:
- a CDS encoding SHOCT domain-containing protein, coding for MMFWYGHGGGGWGWLAVTVGMVLFWALVLTVVVLIFRALVRPGAYGRGGESRGHPDWRPGGPAPGGPAGAEQILAERYARGEIEDEEYQRRLSVLRASHGGPTEPDAPGG